A window of Deltaproteobacteria bacterium genomic DNA:
GCAACGCCGCAGGTTGGTAGCCACCCACGCCCGGCGCCAGTTGCTGGCTCCTTATCACCACTGTCAGGTAGCCGGGCACTGCCATTTCACTCAGCACTCTATACAAATCAGCCTTACGTGGCTTGCCGGTAAATGTGCATCTACCGTCAGGTTCCTCACAATCGTCAGGGCAGATAAACGTTGCAAAACTTGTATAGAGGGTGCCGTCACTGCCGCGGTGTGGATTGGGAAGCCTACTATCCAGGATGGCCGGCACCGGCAATTGGCTGACTGAACCTCTTCTGGACAGGCGCCGGCACAGCCACTGGAAAGCCACGTGCAGGGGCACTGCAGGAACAAGCCAATCTGGCATCACATGCAGATTCTTATCCAGAAAATCAATGGCATCGCCTTCTACTTTGGCGACTCTTGCATCGACAACCCCGGCCAGCCGAGACCTGTCACGGTCCACCAGCACCAGCTGCCGATCCCCTTTCTGCCGGAGAAGACGTTCAGTGGCCAGAGTGCCGAACCGCCCCGCCCCTAAAATCCAGAATATCTGCCCGTTCATCTTCCTCTTTCCCCTTCCTTTCTAGCTTATAGCATTCTGAGAGTAAAGCGCTCAAATCCTCGAGAAAACTCCTCAGGTCGAAAGGCCTCGTGCTAAGCCTGCCAGCTGGATTCAAATGAGGCGTCCAGGCGCAACACTGCAATATCTACAACCTCATTCTTCGCATCAGCAGGCCTCGATCTCACAATTGCCAAGATGTCTCCAGTGTGTTAGTTGTGGGTACGCACAGAGCCAAGAGCATATCATCCAGGCAAATTCGGCATGTTGAGATGAGGACCGCTGTGAACAGATATGATTTTATCCTGGCCTCCTCTTCTCCCCGGAGACGCGACCTGCTGCGCGGCCTGGGGTTCTCCTTCCTGGTAGTCCCCAGCGGCATCGAAGAGATCGATGGCCTGCCCCGGCAACCGCATGAACACACGCTGGTCTGGGCCAGGACCAAGGCGGTACAGGTATCTCGTGACCATCACGCAGAATGGATCCTGGCTGCAGACACCATTGTGGTAATCGATGGAGAGATCCTGGGGAAGCCAGCGGATGCCTCAGAGGCCACTGCCATGCTCTCCCGCCTCAGCGGCCGGGCCCACTCTGTGGTCACCGGATTCTGTTTACTGCACCCGGCAAAAAAGATCCAGGAGTGCTGCTGGGTGGAAACCCGGGTCCATATGCGGCGGCTCGACCCGGATGAGATTGAGGGATACGTGCGCACCGGGGAACCCATGGACAAGGCCGGGGCCTATGGAATCCAGGGCATAGGGGGCTGCCTGGTCAGGCGAATCAACGGCTCCTACAGCAATGTGGTTGGGCTGCCACTGTGCGAGGTGGTGGAACTGTTCCGCCGGCACCAGGTAGCTGATCCCTTCAAAGCAGCATAGCTGCTGCAGTTCCATATGAACAGGTGAAAGGATGGACCAAATTATGTCTATTGCAGAAAATCTCGAGCGCCTCAAGGCGCGCATCAGTGAAGCTGCCTTGCGGGCAGGCCGGGATCCGCAGGCAGTGCGGCTCGTGGGAGTCACCAAGACCGTAGACCCGCAGCGTATCGAGGCCGCGGTGCAAGCAGGCCTGCAAGACCTGGGAGAAAATTATGTTCAGGAGGCCAGAGAAAAGATTGCCAAACTACCCCCTGGACTCAGGTGGCACTTTATCGGCCGGCTGCAGACCAATAAAGCCAAATATGCAGTAAAGCTCTTCCATCTGATCCACACAGTAGACTCCAGGAAACTGGCAAAGGAGTTGAATCGGCGGGCCGAGGCCGCCGGCCGCCTGGTTCCCATTCTGGTACAGGTCAATATTGCTGCGGAGACCAGCAAGGGCGGCATCAGGAAAGAAGACGTGCTTCCAATCATAGAATATATCTCCACTCTACCGTTCTTGAGACTCAAAGGCCTCATGACAATGCCGCCTTTTTTCGATCAGCCTGAAAAAGTGAGGCCGTATTTTCGTCAATTGCGGCAGCTGAGCCGCCAAATCGCTGCCC
This region includes:
- a CDS encoding potassium transporter — translated: MNGQIFWILGAGRFGTLATERLLRQKGDRQLVLVDRDRSRLAGVVDARVAKVEGDAIDFLDKNLHVMPDWLVPAVPLHVAFQWLCRRLSRRGSVSQLPVPAILDSRLPNPHRGSDGTLYTSFATFICPDDCEEPDGRCTFTGKPRKADLYRVLSEMAVPGYLTVVIRSQQLAPGVGGYQPAALQELLRQAEQSERQIIVATACRCHGVVNALRHRK
- the maf gene encoding septum formation inhibitor Maf — encoded protein: MRTAVNRYDFILASSSPRRRDLLRGLGFSFLVVPSGIEEIDGLPRQPHEHTLVWARTKAVQVSRDHHAEWILAADTIVVIDGEILGKPADASEATAMLSRLSGRAHSVVTGFCLLHPAKKIQECCWVETRVHMRRLDPDEIEGYVRTGEPMDKAGAYGIQGIGGCLVRRINGSYSNVVGLPLCEVVELFRRHQVADPFKAA
- a CDS encoding YggS family pyridoxal phosphate-dependent enzyme — its product is MSIAENLERLKARISEAALRAGRDPQAVRLVGVTKTVDPQRIEAAVQAGLQDLGENYVQEAREKIAKLPPGLRWHFIGRLQTNKAKYAVKLFHLIHTVDSRKLAKELNRRAEAAGRLVPILVQVNIAAETSKGGIRKEDVLPIIEYISTLPFLRLKGLMTMPPFFDQPEKVRPYFRQLRQLSRQIAARRLANVDMTELSMGMSGDFEVAIEEGATLVRVGTALFGRRT